The following proteins are encoded in a genomic region of Pyxicephalus adspersus chromosome 9, UCB_Pads_2.0, whole genome shotgun sequence:
- the CBFA2T3 gene encoding protein CBFA2T3 isoform X4, with amino-acid sequence MPDSPADVKTQTRTTPPTMPPPSPALSQGTNRTSSYTPSTIMNGSSHSPTAINGAPSTPNGFSNGPSASSSAALTNQQLPPACGARQLSKLKRFLTTLQQFGSDISPEIGERVRALVLGLVNSTLTIEEFHSKLQEATNFPLRPFVIPFLKANLPLLQRELLHCARLAKQSPAQYLAQHEQLLLDTSVSSSPSDSSDQLLLEVNENGKRRTPDRTKENAQEGLHPDHLAKRPCTTSPAQRYSPSNGLLHPPTNGLPHHTPPPTQHYRLEDMVLAHHYRHTDPRELRDRHRQAAVHEVIDHRLTEREWAEEWKHLNNLLNCILDMVEKTRRSLTVLRRCQEADREELNHWIRRYSDAEDLKKSVSSVTQPARHHNSSSSTESSPAEPSRDFLHRPPAGYMPEEIWRKAGLIFTSELSLCPHRGGGERSQAAGHVRIAEGCVGSGAQGSRPHHFRESQNGTSTGGGKAASIRGRRLRHQPAGGLKVVGTAAGKQVRPAAAATQRDTVALSANTRTGRNIITYAANPCTTLPVRHQHQPPLLHLQPAPPQVALPLVLEPLPHPFFWIQPHANGDLPR; translated from the exons ATGCCAGACTCACCGGCCGATGTGAAGACTCAGACAAGGACCACACCGCCTACCATGCCCCCTCCATCGCCTGCGCTGAGCCAAGGGACCAACCGCACCTCCTCCTACACCCCAAGCACAA TAATGAACGGGAGCAGTCACTCCCCCACTGCTATCAATGGAGCCCCATCCACCCCTAATGGTTTCAGCAATGGACCCTCTGCGTCATCATCGGCTGCCCTAACCAATCAGCAGCTGCCCCCGGCCTGCGGGGCCCGGCAGCTCAGCAAACTCAAGCGCTTTCTGACTACATTACAGCAGTTTGGCAGTGATATCTCTCCGGAGATCGGGGAACGTGTGCGGGCCTTGGTGCTGGGACTGGTG AATTCCACGCTCACAATTGAAGAATTTCACTCCAAACTGCAAGAAGCAACCAACTTCCCTCTCCGTCCTTTTGTCATCCCATTCTTAAAG GCTAACCTTCCATTGCTGCAGCGGGAGCTTCTACACTGTGCCCGTTTGGCAAAGCAAAGCCCGGCACAGTACCTGGCACAGCATGAACAGCTTCTCCTTGACACCAGCGTCAGCAGCTCACCCAGTGACTCTTCTGATCAGCTGCTATTAGAGGTGAATGAGAATGGCAAGAGGCGGACACCTGACAG GACCAAAGAGAATGCACAGGAAGGTCTCCACCCAGATCACCTTGCCAAGCGGCCATGCACCACAAGTCCAGCACAAAGATACAGCCCCAGTAATGGACTCCTACACCCTCCCACCAATGGACTCCCACACCACACCCCACCCCCTACTCAGCATTACCGATTGGAGGACATGGTGCTGGCCCATCACTACCGGCATACAGACCCTCGGGAACTGCGAGACCGTCACCGGCAGGCAG CTGTGCATGAGGTCATTGATCACCGGCTGACAGAACGGGAGTGGGCAGAAGAGTGGAAACATCTCAACAAT cttttaaattgcattttggaTATGGTTGAAAAAACCCGTCGCTCCCTGACAGTCCTCCGCCGGTGCCAAGAAGCAGATCGAGAAGAGCTCAACCACTGGATAAGACGTTACAGTGATGCGGAGGACCTGAAAAAGAGTGTCAGCTCTGTGACTCAACCAGCACGGCATCATAACAGCTCTTCAAGCACCGAGTCTTCACCGGCAG AGCCATCAAGGGACTTCTTACATAGGCCGCCAGCTGGCTACATGCCTGAAGAGATCTGGAGGAAGGCAG GGCTCATCTTCACCTCTGAGCTGTCTCTCTGCCCGCACAGAGGAGGCGGTGAACGAAGTCAAGCGGCAGGCCATGTCCGAATTGCAGAAGGCTGTGTCGGAAGCGGAGCGCAAGGCTCACGACCTCATCACTTTAGAGAGAGCCAAAATGGAACGAGCACTGGAGGAGGCAAAGCGGCAAGCATCCGAGGACGCCGTCTCCGTCATCAACCAGCAGGAGGACTCAA AGTTGTTGGAACTGCGGCCGGAAAGCAAGTGAGACCTGCAGCGGCTGCAACACAGCGCGATACTGTGGCTCTTTCTGCCAACACAAGGACTGGGAGAAACATCATCACGTATGCGGCCAATCCCTGCACCACCCTTCCAGTGCGCCACCAGCACCAACCACCCCTGCTACACCTGCAGCCAGCCCCACCACAAGTAGCTCTGCCTCTCGTTCTGGAACCCCTGCCACACCCCTTCTTCTGGATACAGCCTCACGCTAATGGAGACCTACCGCGATAA